From the genome of Ptychodera flava strain L36383 chromosome 22, AS_Pfla_20210202, whole genome shotgun sequence, one region includes:
- the LOC139123246 gene encoding C-Jun-amino-terminal kinase-interacting protein 1-like isoform X1, producing the protein MADNRYGTAAHVNSYRLTHDINLDTFQSEDLLDVENDFGELPSTDEEDVGYNNDHFRMTPEHKRHKPRQGANDSHLQAEMIKLDIMEEAESGESDPKPTLNIFEEESDITEDTTFYIGTDENTAESSPVLSRRSGRQLPKVPVAAEGNLQAELAQAEKKQTELQTDKQTEYGYSPCTQSPPEITVIPTESPGFVFDSVSREHKPMLSAGNLLLLEDSSRKAKSNNKPKLKNIFNKQDETDGSQNSEKKKSGFSPATLCINGEVKQQTHLAMFRFLKRHDDEIELDIGDPVYVEAMCEDLWYEGVNLRNGAEGCFPSVYVREISEDTESEPGMGGRAWCIDKFLLKFLGSIEVPSHKGNDVLCKAMQKIVTARRMTIASSPPTLSLLEISVRGIKMTDQSKPKMTQPEVEEEGSGSDSERKDSVRKKMGKLLGNKDKKASHNHFFSLKNVSFCGYHPKNDRYFGFITKHPSERRFACHVFVAEEGKSTKPVAEAFGRAFRSFYDQFLEYTHPTEDIYME; encoded by the exons ATTGACACATGATATCAACCTTGACACTTTCCAAAGTGAAGACTTGTTGGATGTTGAGAATGACTTTGGAGAATTGCCCTCTACAGATGAAGAAGATGTCGGTTACAACAATGATCACTTCAGAATGACAC CTGAACACAAGAGGCACAAACCGAGACAGGGAGCCAACGACAGTCATTTACAAGCGGAAATGATTAAACTAGACATCATGGAGGAAGCCGAGAGTGGTGAAAGTGATCCAAAACCGACGCTGAATATATTTGAAGAAGAATCTGACATCACAGAGGATACA ACTTTTTACATCGGCACTGATGAAAACACAGCTGAGTCATCCCCAGTGTTGAGCAGAAGAAGCGGACGACAGCTTCCTAAAGTTCCTGtagctgcag AAGGTAACCTGCAAGCTGAGCTGGCTCAAGCAGAAAAGAAACAGACAGAactacaaacagacaaacagacggaGTATGGCTACTCACCGTGCACGCAGAGTCCTCCAGAGATCACCGTGATTCCTACAGAGAGTCCAGGTTTTGTCTTTGATTCTGTCAGCCGTGAACACAAACCCATGCTGTCAGCTGGTAATCTTCTACTACTGGAAGATTCAAGTCGAAAGGCAAAATCTAACAACAAACCAAAACTGAAGAATATCTTCAACAAACAAGATGAAACAGATG GCTCTCAAAACTCTGAGAAAAAGAAGAGTGGCTTCTCTCCAGCCACACTTTGTATAAATGGAGAGGTGAAACAACAAACACACCTTGCCATGTTCAGGTTTCTGAAACGACATGATGATGAGATTGAGCTGGATATCGGTGATCCAGTGTATGTAGAGGCAATGTGTGAAGATCTGTGGTATGAAGGAGTGAATTTACGAAATGGTGCTGAAGGGTGCTTTCCGAGTGTGTACGTACGTGAAATATCTGAAGACACAGAAAGTGAACCAG GGATGGGTGGAAGAGCATGGTGCATTGACAAGTTTCTCCTAAAGTTTCTTGGTTCAATAGAAGTGCCAAGTCACAAAGGCAATGATGTCCTGTGTAAAGCAATGCAGAAG ATTGTGACAGCCCGGAGGATGACAATCGCTAGCAGCCCTCCAACACTCTCTCTCTTGGAAATCAGTGTGAGAGGTATCAAAATGACTGACCAATCCAAGCCAAAGATGACACag CCTGAGGTAGAGGAGGAGGGTTCTGGGTCAGACTCAGAA AGAAAGGACAGTGTCCGGAAGAAAATGGGTAAATTACTTggcaacaaagacaaaaaggCTTCCCATAatcatttcttttcattgaaaaatgtgtCTTTCTGTGGCTATCATCCCAAAAATGACAG ATATTTTGGTTTTATAACCAAGCACCCATCAGAGAGAAGATTTGCATGTCATGTCTTCGTTGCTGAAGAAGGCAAGTCAACAAAACCTGTTGCAGAAGCCTTTGG GAGAGCCTTCCGGAGTTTCTATGATCAGTTCCTTGAATACACACATCCAACGGAAGATATTTACATGGAATAA
- the LOC139123246 gene encoding C-Jun-amino-terminal kinase-interacting protein 1-like isoform X2 yields MADNRYGTAAHVNSYRLTHDINLDTFQSEDLLDVENDFGELPSTDEEDVGYNNDHFRMTPEHKRHKPRQGANDSHLQAEMIKLDIMEEAESGESDPKPTLNIFEEESDITEDTTFYIGTDENTAESSPVLSRRSGRQLPKVPVAAEGNLQAELAQAEKKQTELQTDKQTEYGYSPCTQSPPEITVIPTESPGFVFDSVSREHKPMLSAGNLLLLEDSSRKAKSNNKPKLKNIFNKQDETDGSQNSEKKKSGFSPATLCINGEVKQQTHLAMFRFLKRHDDEIELDIGDPVYVEAMCEDLWYEGVNLRNGAEGCFPSVYVREISEDTESEPGMGGRAWCIDKFLLKFLGSIEVPSHKGNDVLCKAMQKIVTARRMTIASSPPTLSLLEISVRGIKMTDQSKPKMTQRKDSVRKKMGKLLGNKDKKASHNHFFSLKNVSFCGYHPKNDRYFGFITKHPSERRFACHVFVAEEGKSTKPVAEAFGRAFRSFYDQFLEYTHPTEDIYME; encoded by the exons ATTGACACATGATATCAACCTTGACACTTTCCAAAGTGAAGACTTGTTGGATGTTGAGAATGACTTTGGAGAATTGCCCTCTACAGATGAAGAAGATGTCGGTTACAACAATGATCACTTCAGAATGACAC CTGAACACAAGAGGCACAAACCGAGACAGGGAGCCAACGACAGTCATTTACAAGCGGAAATGATTAAACTAGACATCATGGAGGAAGCCGAGAGTGGTGAAAGTGATCCAAAACCGACGCTGAATATATTTGAAGAAGAATCTGACATCACAGAGGATACA ACTTTTTACATCGGCACTGATGAAAACACAGCTGAGTCATCCCCAGTGTTGAGCAGAAGAAGCGGACGACAGCTTCCTAAAGTTCCTGtagctgcag AAGGTAACCTGCAAGCTGAGCTGGCTCAAGCAGAAAAGAAACAGACAGAactacaaacagacaaacagacggaGTATGGCTACTCACCGTGCACGCAGAGTCCTCCAGAGATCACCGTGATTCCTACAGAGAGTCCAGGTTTTGTCTTTGATTCTGTCAGCCGTGAACACAAACCCATGCTGTCAGCTGGTAATCTTCTACTACTGGAAGATTCAAGTCGAAAGGCAAAATCTAACAACAAACCAAAACTGAAGAATATCTTCAACAAACAAGATGAAACAGATG GCTCTCAAAACTCTGAGAAAAAGAAGAGTGGCTTCTCTCCAGCCACACTTTGTATAAATGGAGAGGTGAAACAACAAACACACCTTGCCATGTTCAGGTTTCTGAAACGACATGATGATGAGATTGAGCTGGATATCGGTGATCCAGTGTATGTAGAGGCAATGTGTGAAGATCTGTGGTATGAAGGAGTGAATTTACGAAATGGTGCTGAAGGGTGCTTTCCGAGTGTGTACGTACGTGAAATATCTGAAGACACAGAAAGTGAACCAG GGATGGGTGGAAGAGCATGGTGCATTGACAAGTTTCTCCTAAAGTTTCTTGGTTCAATAGAAGTGCCAAGTCACAAAGGCAATGATGTCCTGTGTAAAGCAATGCAGAAG ATTGTGACAGCCCGGAGGATGACAATCGCTAGCAGCCCTCCAACACTCTCTCTCTTGGAAATCAGTGTGAGAGGTATCAAAATGACTGACCAATCCAAGCCAAAGATGACACag AGAAAGGACAGTGTCCGGAAGAAAATGGGTAAATTACTTggcaacaaagacaaaaaggCTTCCCATAatcatttcttttcattgaaaaatgtgtCTTTCTGTGGCTATCATCCCAAAAATGACAG ATATTTTGGTTTTATAACCAAGCACCCATCAGAGAGAAGATTTGCATGTCATGTCTTCGTTGCTGAAGAAGGCAAGTCAACAAAACCTGTTGCAGAAGCCTTTGG GAGAGCCTTCCGGAGTTTCTATGATCAGTTCCTTGAATACACACATCCAACGGAAGATATTTACATGGAATAA